The stretch of DNA CAGCCACTTTGTAAGTAATATCATCTCTCATTCCCTAGacattaggaacaatatcactggGGGTTTGTGTACTtcctgagatatttggagtaaaatcctctccgtttttggatattagaaacaatattacagtggtggtgtacacttcctgagATATTCAGAGTATAATCATCCTCTCTCCCCAGGATATTAGGAACTAAATCAAAGAAGCGttatattggaacaatcacagagtgtacacttgctttcacaatgagagtaatacctacttaggatatgatggatatcacaaaatgtacacacatgggtgtacTCCTTTGATAATAgcagtaatttttatctaatatactaaaaataatgtcccagaatatactcataaaatgtacatttattgggatactacaataaatgtatataatatgtaccatatgtacatttaCTATGATGTActtatgtgtacacaatacatatgtatagtaaatgtaaataatgtgtacaatatggacatttatatgtacataatgtataCACAATATGCATGTACAttatgtgtacaatatgtacctttattgtgatattatgtattatatatattttgattatatgttattgtgattatatatataatacataatatcacaataaaggtacatattgtacacataatgtacatatacatttattgtgatattacaatatgtAAATGTGTAATGTGCACACATATTTACACGTGTACATATAGTACATATGTACACAatgtgtgcacattatgtacattactgatatacaatatgtacacgtgtacaGATATGTGCACAGTACGTAGATATGTACGGCTAGTGGAACTTCCGCCTCCTCCGGCCTCAGTTCCGGATGGTCGCTGTGGTGAGTCCTAGGGCGCCATAGCAGCCCTGCTCTTGGTGGGTGCCGCGCTGCGGGGAAGGGCTTAgcccctcctcttctccccagGGCTTCAAAAGGGTGGGAAGGGACAGTCCCAGTGGCAGACCAGGCGCCGTGGCCTCGCAGGCGCACGGCAGGGACGGGCTCCGGTGTTGAGCGCCTCCCGTGACCCCACCAGCGCTGACTCACGCTCAGGCCCCAGAGCTGAGCCGCCCGCCATGGCCGCTCCCTGCAGGAGGGCCGCGCCCTGGACGACggccctgctgctgctcctgACCTCACAGTTCCTATCCCCGGGGAGCTGCTCGGACGAGGAGGAGGTCCCCGAGGAGTGGGTGCTCCTGCACGTCGTCCAGGGCCAGATAGGCCCCGGGAACTACCGCTACCTGCGGCTGAACCACGAGGGCAAGATCGTCCTCAGGATGCGCAGCCTCAAGGGCGACGCGGACCTCTACGTCTCTGCCAGCAGCCTGAACCCCAGCTTCGACGACTACGAGCTGCAGTCGGCCACCTGCGGCCCGGACGCCGTGTCAATCCCCGCGCACTTCCGGCGTCCAGTGGGCATCGGCGTCTACGGACACCCGTCCCACCTGGAGAGCGAGTTCGAGATGAAGGTGTACTACGACAGCACGGTCGCGCAGCATCCGTTCGACGAGGCCGCCTACCCCGCCGATGACGCAGATGCCGGCCAGAAGCACGTTCTTGTGCTAGAAGACACCTCGAAAGAGGAGAAACTTATTCTCTGGAAGATATTAATTAGCATTTTGAAACTAGTACTTGAAATTCTCTTTTGAGTTCTTAACAACGCCCTGGAGTATAAAACCCTCCATCTGTGAAGCTGATTGCAGTTTGCTTTGAACCTTGATACTTGTACTTGGTTGAAGTTTTTTTCTGGTCAAGGGATGGAAAAATAAAGCCATATGCATTTTGTTACCTCAGTTACCCCCAAAATAGGAAAAGCAGCAAGtacagtatttgttttcttttaaagatcaaaatttctatattaaaaaaaggaCCGTGTACCATAAAATGTTTACACTCTGTTTTCATTAGGTTGACTAAAAATGATGATTGCAGTCACTTAGGTTTATATAAATCAAAATAGAGCAACCTTTCATGCTGTTACACAGATGAGATTAAAAGGTTGGTAACTTTATAATTTTACTCTGAAGATTGTAAGCGAAGTTCAAGGTGTTAAGAGTTACTAAAATCAAGTTGGAAATGATTTATGTACACTTCCCTGAGCCTGGACTAAAGGCCCCATGCCTGTACCCGAAGTACAGATGGTACTATTCTATACTAGAAAGGGATTTCCTGGCCAGCAGGTATTTACAAACCTTTTTCCTGTAATGACAACTCTAAATCAAGCTGCACCAGATCTTATCAGGCCATTGTCAATTTTGGGCTATGAATGAAAATTCTTTAGTTATTAAATAACTTTGTTAATGCTACCTATGGTAGGCCAGAAACAATGTAGATTAGGAAGTTTCATAAAAATAACCTTTTGGACTATGGAGAAATAGTTAAGTAACTTAAGTTCCTAAATATTTCCACTGAATTTTTGGAGTGAGCCAGTGTTACTATAAAATACTTCAGAGATGAATTCTCTACCTGGAATCAGTTTCAAGGGTAAGAGTagcttttaacaaaaataaatcaaatgcagattttaagctcataatttcaaaaaaaatcttttattagaataaaaatgaaaatgttgtaAATAAATTGGCACCAAATACTCCACTTAAATGCATATACAATATTAGGGTCAAAAACTATTTTATCCCTCTTTGCTGTTTTTCCCCCTTCTGCCTACTTTCTTGGGTGTTGGGGGAGCCCACTGACAACAGTCACAAATCCAGCGACCTAGGAAAAAAATTGTTAGTTAATACAGAATGAACAGTAATTTTTATGGGACTGATTTTTAAGCCTATTTAAACTCTTATTCCTTAGCTATCATTAATGAGATTCCTCTGTGGATTTTGTGGTGAGAAGGACAGAACTTCCTTAatttaaggagaaaaatgtaaACTTAATCAGTGTAATCAATGCTGTGCAAAATTCATTCCAAGTCAAGGGAAACGGGAGAGATGCGATGCCATAAATATGGacctttaaaaaatgataatcggccaggcgtggtggctcaagcctgtaatcccagcactttgggaggctgaggcgggtggatcacaaggtcaagagatcgagacaatcctggtcaacatggtgaaaccccgtctttactaaaaatacaaaaaatcagctgggcatggtggcgcgtgcctgtaatcccagctactcgggaggctgaggcaggagaattgcctaaacccaggaggcggaggttgcagtgagccacgattgcgccattgcactccagcctgggtaacgagagcaaaactctgtctcaaaaaaaataaattaaaaaaataaaaaataatctttcctGAAATTTAAACACTATCATACTTCAGAAGTTCAATATAAACAATACAAAACCCATTCCAGAATTTGGCTTTTTTAAGCCTTTTTCTCTCCTGTTTACTGGCAGCTGTGTGTCTTAACAGCATTCTTTCAAGTCCTGGTGTACTATGCTGACAGCACTTTAAAACTTCAAGTTTCTAACAGCACAGTCATAAATTGTACTACATACTTGATCTGAATTACTACAGATCTTTAAATAAATACGTTGCTTGCTTAATGATTCCCAGGAAACTTCGTTGTAGGCATATATTTTACAGAGCATTATACAGTGATAACACTATACAAGTAAGTTCTAAAATTACACAATTCTCTGTGTAATATTTTAGTCCAATTACTGTGATTTATTCAATTCTCTTTGTTGTAAAGTTATCTGGAACCGTCATGCTGCCCCAATTTATATAAATCTATAATAGACTTTCTATAGAAATGTGTAAAGATGTAGCAGTCACTTTGTTAAGTTTCTAAatagataacataaaaataaaggctTTGAAACACAAAAAGATATGTACGATAAGTACacgtgtacatatatgtacacatgtagataTGTaccatgtgtacacatgtacataatatgcacaatatgtacacacgagtgtatacccactttgataatAGGAGTAATTTTTATCtgatatactaaaaataatatcctAGAATGTACCCAAAACGTGTACATTTATTggtatattgcaataaatgtatataatatgtacatatgtgtacaaaatgcATATGTAGGTTAAAtgaacataatctgtaaaatatgtacctttaTAATGTGTGCACAATATGTAGGAACATAATGCACACAATATGTAGGAACATAATGCATACAATATATTtgttgtatttatatacatacaatgcATACACTGATTTACTGAAATATCAGTGATATACAATAACATACATAATcacaatataatataatacatatcacAAGAAacattgtacacattatgtacatatacatttattgtgataacaccatatgtacacatgtacataatgTACACACTATGTACATATAGGTTCACATGTAaagtatgtacctatgcacagCACCATagcccacagcccccgccagagggcccgtagcaggtggaggttgccgtgagctaagactgcatcactgcactccagcctgggtgatacagtgagattccgtctcaaaaaaagaaagaaaaagtctgaaTACGCATAttggatgggatgggatggtgAAATACCCCTGGCCACCTTAGAGAGCATCTATCAAGTTGTATGCTGTGTTTATTCTGGGGAGGGACAGTATTGATAAAAGTTCTGTCTGTGATACAGGGTAAAAATCTGCACTTTCATCAAAAGAGCATTGCATGACAGAGGAAAAAAGCTAAAGCCTTAACAAAATGAAAGAGTCTTGATGTTTTTTCGGACACCACAACCCTTTCAAAAACATGTTATTGGCATGTTTTTAAACAGCGTTTTTGAAGTTACTAACTCATGATTGCAAGGTTCACTTTCCTCAACTCTGTTGAACCTTCAGAGGCCTCCAGTCCATTTCAGTATGTGGTCTCATTTTATACAACAAGGGTTTCCAGAGAGATAGGGTGGAAATGGGATAGGGCTGGAGTAGAAATCTACTGACTTTTCTCTctaaattttccttctttctttattagaTTTATCGAAGTTTGGCATCGTGGAAATTCCTTCTAGGATCTGGCAGGATGCTTTGTAATATTACTAGTTTCCAGCcctgttaaaatgtttttgtgtgtgtgttcctgcgTAGTATTTCAAGGAGGCCTAAGAGGAAAATGAATCAGAGATTGCTAGCTTTCCACCGCCTTAGCTTGGAAGCCCTTTAACTTCCACAGAGATACACATTCCCTCTGTACCTATTTTTATGCTGTTCCCACCTTCCCATTTGTCTGGCAATTTCCTACTTATCTTCCAAGATTCAGCTCAGTTGTCTATCCTCTCTGTAAGGAAGACTTTCCTGAACTCCCAGGCTAAATGTCTTAGGGTATACTGTTTCAATCTCTGTTTTCACACTTGATATACTAAGTGTTAGATTATGGAGAGACACCATTATTCATCTTCAATCCTTATCCCATGGCAAATTGCTTGTGGAAACTCTAGTAGATGTCTTATTAAGGGTGACCTTTGTCCAGGGAGGAGACCACCCCCATCAAATTACAGAGGGATTTGAATATCCAGCATTGGAATATGAGCCAGGATGACAGAGTGCTGTAGTATTCccttatttttaattctgatgaTACATTATTGttatctatttaaaaagtaagaacatCTACTTATGTATAGGTTAACCTAGACAGGACTTTATTAAAatgctctctttaaaaaaaattaggtacaaaaattatttcttgaaaatCCCTtccttttattgattttattaatgTTACATAGAAATATAAAGTTTAACACACCATACTTTtactaataaatgtaaataagaacAAATTACTTTCAGACaattaaaataaccaaatattGATGATTTTCAATAaagcatattttgaaataattctgaAGCCATAAAAGACTAAAATTCACTTTATGCTAAAATAAATCATACTCTCCCATAAtgcaattatttaatttttttaaagcaaccaCCCAATAAGAGTTTAATTCATTAGGACATTTTTAGCATTTATAAATGCAAGGGAGTGTTTCTACTACACTGGCATCACTCCGTTCCTTAGCACTTATCTTTACACTGGAAGAGGTGAACAGATGATTATGCCCCTGGTGGGGCTAGTCCTGCCTCTGAACAGTGTCTTGGCATGGCAATTAGTTGCAAAATTACCTAAGTGTACCCTAAAGATTTCTTCAGAGCTGTCAGTCTTCCTAAAACTACCCTAGcaaatactttttcctttctccaaatacagttacTTAAACCACTCTATCCCATTGCAAGCTTTCCATTCTCTGTTAAGAATTTCTTGGGTGCTCATAAAGTTTTAGAGGACAAGACTCCTCTCAAAAGTACATACTACTCATAAGCTCAAAGCAAATTAGGTTATTTTACAATCCTTGCTATAGGCGAGAAAATGAGAATTGAGTAAGTAATTATCCCaatttgaaaaggagaaaataagtataaaaatagattgtttttttaaacaatcctCTATATTTATACTTTTACTTTAAGGATTAAAATGTACCATATAGTCTGGTACTCAAACTTTTTGAGAACAGATATCATTTTACAAAgacactgagactcagagatATGAGTCAAATAGAAATCTCTATTATTAGAACTTGAACttgggctgggtatagtggctcatgtctataatccccgTGCTTTGGAAAACCAAGGCaggattcaaaaccagcctggcaaatatagCAATAACTTGTTTCtaggaagtatatatatatatgaaagccaggtgtggtggcatacccttgtagtcccagctatgtgggaggctgaggcaggaggatcacttgagctcaggaggttaagtaagccatgatcacgccactggactccagcatggctgacagtgagaccctgtctctaaaaataataataattagtgaGAACTTGAACTCAAGTCCTTTGATTCCCAGCACACAGAGCCTTTCCTTGCCACACCAACCATGTCTCTTGCTAACTTGAACATGGTGAAGAGCAGTGCAGCAGTCTGCATACAGCAACCAAAACGTCACTCAGTGTATGCTGTGTAGATACCCTTTAGTCTGAGTAAATGACTCCTATTGCCTTGGAAGAAGAATCAATGTATCATTTTCAATGTTGTTCTAGATAATCCTGATGTGCCTAATAAATGACAGCTGGTATGTGAATAACCATACACTGCCATAACTATAACAGAATCACAAATGATAATAGACTGGGACAAGCTACCAAGCAGTATGTTGAGTATTAAAATAGTTCACAGGGAATGCATATTAAAGAACAATCTTGGTTAAAATATCAGTACAAAATGGTTTTAAGATTCTGATTTCTTAGAATACATTTcccattttcttgtttaaaaatctaaaaaatgatttattaCATCATTAATTTTTTCACTACAAAACT from Callithrix jacchus isolate 240 chromosome 6, calJac240_pri, whole genome shotgun sequence encodes:
- the LOC100403064 gene encoding UPF0669 protein C6orf120 homolog; this encodes MAAPCRRAAPWTTALLLLLTSQFLSPGSCSDEEEVPEEWVLLHVVQGQIGPGNYRYLRLNHEGKIVLRMRSLKGDADLYVSASSLNPSFDDYELQSATCGPDAVSIPAHFRRPVGIGVYGHPSHLESEFEMKVYYDSTVAQHPFDEAAYPADDADAGQKHVLVLEDTSKEEKLILWKILISILKLVLEILF